From a single Gracilimonas sp. genomic region:
- a CDS encoding glycerophosphodiester phosphodiesterase family protein, producing MDLPIQLYSGSEDNFIVIGHRGASAYYPENTMSAFRAAYEMGAEMIELDILLSKDGIPVVIHDETLDRTTNGKGLVANYSLEELRKLDAGLWFGEEHAGEQIPTLEEVLEFAKGKIALNIEIKTEAVADEPSGGIEEKALNLVKKHGMEAHVLFSSFDYRAISHLKQLDVDISAALLYEKSQSAGRIPSELIENYEADAFNCSRRQFSKRWAEDTQRHNIPVFIYTVNNKRHMEKVIKRGASGIFSDKPDLLKQVVDNMWKTK from the coding sequence TTGGACTTACCAATCCAGCTATATTCCGGTTCCGAAGATAACTTCATTGTTATAGGACACAGAGGAGCCAGTGCTTACTATCCAGAGAATACCATGTCTGCTTTCCGGGCTGCCTACGAGATGGGAGCCGAAATGATAGAGCTGGATATTCTGCTGAGTAAAGACGGGATTCCTGTAGTTATTCATGATGAAACTCTTGACCGCACAACCAATGGAAAAGGATTGGTTGCAAACTATTCTTTAGAGGAGCTCAGGAAATTGGATGCCGGACTTTGGTTTGGTGAAGAACATGCTGGCGAACAAATTCCTACGCTGGAAGAGGTCCTCGAATTTGCCAAGGGTAAAATAGCCCTGAATATCGAAATTAAAACCGAAGCGGTTGCCGATGAGCCCTCTGGCGGTATAGAAGAGAAGGCACTGAACTTGGTAAAAAAACACGGAATGGAAGCCCATGTATTATTCTCCAGTTTTGACTATCGGGCTATATCCCACCTCAAACAGCTGGATGTGGACATCTCTGCTGCTCTGCTGTACGAAAAAAGCCAATCTGCAGGCCGTATTCCATCTGAATTAATAGAGAATTACGAAGCCGACGCCTTTAACTGTAGCCGGCGTCAGTTCTCAAAAAGATGGGCAGAAGATACACAGAGGCATAATATTCCGGTTTTTATATATACCGTGAATAATAAGAGGCACATGGAGAAAGTAATTAAGCGGGGTGCAAGCGGGATTTTTTCCGATAAGCCGGATCTGTTGAAGCAAGTTGTGGATAACATGTGGAAAACAAAGTAG
- the rlmB gene encoding 23S rRNA (guanosine(2251)-2'-O)-methyltransferase RlmB, protein MTNSENFFIYGRNPVEEALQNQPDEIDKIFVKNNIKPSSYQNISELAKNNDVPLVKVPGPKIFSLVGKVNDQGFVAQRSAVKYTPFFDWVETLIMSKNPAVLLLHGIEDPHNFGAILRSAAASGMDAVIIPMQNQAPVNATVFKTSAGTAGRIPVIRIHDINQGIKDLTATGFSIIGLDGSGKKTLWETDLNKPVAFLIGSEGDGIHTENLKRCNEVIHIPMQNDVESLNASVSAALVSYEWMRQKK, encoded by the coding sequence ATGACAAATTCTGAAAATTTTTTCATCTATGGTCGCAATCCGGTAGAGGAAGCTCTCCAAAATCAGCCTGATGAAATTGACAAAATTTTTGTAAAGAATAATATCAAGCCTTCTTCCTATCAAAATATATCAGAGCTTGCAAAAAACAACGACGTCCCCCTCGTCAAGGTTCCAGGACCAAAGATATTCAGCCTTGTAGGCAAAGTGAACGACCAGGGCTTCGTAGCACAAAGAAGTGCTGTTAAATACACCCCTTTCTTTGACTGGGTTGAGACCCTGATCATGTCAAAAAATCCTGCAGTACTTCTATTACACGGAATTGAAGACCCACATAACTTTGGAGCTATTCTCCGGTCTGCAGCTGCCTCTGGAATGGATGCGGTTATCATTCCCATGCAAAACCAAGCTCCGGTTAATGCTACTGTTTTTAAAACCTCGGCTGGTACTGCAGGCAGAATTCCGGTCATCAGAATTCACGATATTAACCAGGGAATTAAAGACCTGACTGCTACCGGATTTTCTATCATTGGGTTAGACGGCTCAGGTAAGAAAACGTTATGGGAAACCGATTTAAACAAACCCGTAGCTTTTTTAATTGGGAGTGAAGGCGACGGAATTCATACAGAAAATCTCAAACGTTGCAACGAAGTAATTCACATTCCGATGCAAAATGATGTTGAGTCATTGAACGCTTCAGTTAGCGCAGCTCTTGTCAGCTATGAGTGGATGCGCCAAAAAAAATGA
- a CDS encoding DUF1343 domain-containing protein gives MKVTFSLVLLSLFLMSCSIQQDHKDDLVKTGAEILLDEHLSELQGKRIGLVMNPTSRVDGVHMVDTLMSLGVNVTALFAAEHGFRGEAGAGEEITDGEDQETGLPVFSLYGSTKKPTAEMLENIDLILFDLPDMGVRFYTYNSTMGLVMEAVAENDKEMWILDRPNPLGGNYVSGWILEEEYKSFVGSYPMPIAYGMTMGEIAQMAVGEGWLNLETEPNFRVIKTSGWDRDMLWPETGLPWIAPSPNLPTFEHVFAYPGTVIFEGTNLSEGRGTPDPFLTIGAPEFKVQESDLTELENKHSVELEAITFTPQSIPGKAPNPKLEGQKCKGIRITFGGDYTKTDPVKLGLDLLKLAQANTADFEIKSFANKLYGIDLKSIIENDEDIPSWQSDVEAFKEQRVKYLLY, from the coding sequence ATGAAAGTTACATTTTCCCTGGTTCTGCTAAGTTTGTTTCTCATGAGTTGCTCAATACAACAGGATCACAAAGATGACCTGGTAAAAACTGGGGCTGAAATTTTATTAGACGAGCACTTATCTGAATTGCAAGGGAAGAGGATTGGGCTGGTAATGAATCCAACTTCCCGGGTAGATGGTGTACATATGGTGGATACGCTGATGAGCCTGGGTGTGAATGTGACCGCCTTGTTCGCCGCTGAACATGGATTTCGGGGGGAAGCAGGAGCCGGAGAGGAAATTACAGATGGAGAAGATCAGGAAACAGGCCTGCCAGTCTTTTCTCTTTATGGTTCAACAAAAAAGCCAACGGCAGAAATGCTGGAAAACATAGATCTGATCTTATTTGACCTGCCAGACATGGGTGTCCGATTTTACACCTACAATTCCACCATGGGATTAGTGATGGAAGCGGTGGCAGAAAATGATAAGGAAATGTGGATACTGGATCGTCCAAATCCGCTGGGGGGTAATTATGTATCCGGGTGGATTCTGGAAGAAGAGTACAAGTCGTTTGTGGGTTCTTATCCAATGCCCATAGCTTATGGGATGACGATGGGAGAGATTGCCCAAATGGCTGTTGGAGAAGGATGGCTCAATTTAGAAACAGAACCAAATTTCAGAGTCATCAAAACTTCGGGCTGGGATAGGGATATGCTTTGGCCGGAAACGGGTTTGCCCTGGATCGCTCCTTCGCCGAACTTGCCTACATTCGAACATGTATTCGCTTACCCCGGAACGGTAATTTTTGAAGGGACAAACTTGTCAGAAGGCCGGGGCACACCTGATCCCTTTTTAACAATCGGTGCTCCGGAGTTTAAAGTTCAAGAATCCGACCTGACAGAGTTAGAGAACAAACATTCGGTAGAGCTGGAAGCTATTACTTTTACCCCTCAATCAATACCCGGTAAAGCGCCAAACCCAAAGCTCGAAGGGCAAAAATGTAAGGGGATTCGAATTACATTCGGTGGCGATTATACAAAAACGGACCCTGTTAAATTAGGATTGGATCTGTTAAAATTAGCACAAGCCAACACTGCTGATTTTGAGATCAAGTCTTTTGCGAATAAACTCTATGGAATAGACCTGAAGTCCATCATCGAAAATGATGAGGACATTCCTTCGTGGCAATCGGATGTAGAAGCGTTCAAAGAGCAAAGAGTGAAATACCTTTTATACTAG
- the ndk gene encoding nucleoside-diphosphate kinase, whose amino-acid sequence MAKERTLTILKPDCVRKGLIGEVTKRIQDAGFSILAMKMTRLTKDTAGGFYAVHKERPFYGELCEFMSSGACVPMILEKENAIADFRELIGATNPAEADKGTIRADFADSVGENIIHGSDSVENGKIEAAYFFAESEVVANQA is encoded by the coding sequence ATGGCAAAAGAACGAACACTGACTATTCTCAAACCCGATTGTGTACGAAAAGGACTGATCGGAGAAGTAACAAAACGAATTCAAGATGCTGGGTTTTCTATCCTTGCAATGAAGATGACCCGACTCACTAAAGACACGGCTGGTGGATTCTATGCGGTTCACAAAGAGCGTCCTTTTTACGGCGAGCTTTGCGAATTTATGAGCAGCGGAGCCTGTGTGCCTATGATTCTGGAAAAAGAGAATGCAATTGCAGATTTCAGAGAATTGATCGGAGCTACCAATCCAGCTGAAGCTGACAAAGGAACAATCCGTGCTGACTTTGCTGACAGTGTGGGGGAGAACATCATTCACGGTTCCGACTCTGTTGAAAATGGAAAAATTGAAGCGGCTTACTTCTTTGCTGAATCAGAAGTGGTTGCAAATCAGGCTTAA
- a CDS encoding adenylate/guanylate cyclase domain-containing protein, giving the protein MKEGQKQFYHWHFSLSASPAKLWPYVSDTNRIFRILGATPVSETSLSRSTPKGFLELSHSKLKSYVTWQETPYIWEYPYRFGVTRHYKLGMLKELKFRTEFISLDDETRVSIKIWVQPSNIFFSFLIKAYVEYVIKRRLTKYLQQVDESVSKNLKPYEISKPKKLVRGAERKINTLKTQLIENSKRKRIVNRLFDLIRFADDEDLTRIHPYSLAEYWGEKKYSVLNVFLHASKLDILDFSWDVCCPKCKSPKHTFRKMREARVHLFCDDCESDYMMDFNRNTHLVFTPHPLIRKINDKKFCLGGPSSKPHRVTQQTLDIGDAKYPQIRLEEGTYLFRTHNHDGHLILHVREEGADNITVYITDEELDGQEITISTNPNLIISNRSSKKSVCFIDKLNWKEEAIYASEVSSSHDFRELFSRETLKETSKVKASEVTMLFTDLMNSTELYVQEGDESAIGRVMGHFKIIQQIVAEERGGIVKTIGDSVMAVFWEPVSALKAVQRIQQIFTTSTSMGDSFKIKAGVHFGDCTAVNLNGRIDYFGTTVNIASRLVDIASEKEIMVSEAVFNHPDVQLYLDKHSDTFFVKESMKELKGFDDEEFKVKQIRLERPPMRLVI; this is encoded by the coding sequence ATGAAAGAAGGACAAAAGCAATTTTATCACTGGCATTTTAGCCTCTCGGCCTCCCCGGCAAAGCTATGGCCTTATGTGTCTGATACGAACCGGATATTTCGAATCCTGGGAGCCACTCCTGTGAGTGAAACATCCCTTTCACGCAGTACTCCAAAAGGATTTTTAGAGCTTAGCCATAGCAAACTAAAATCGTATGTTACATGGCAGGAAACCCCTTATATCTGGGAATATCCCTATCGCTTTGGGGTAACACGCCACTATAAGCTGGGCATGCTCAAAGAACTCAAGTTTCGCACTGAATTTATTTCTTTGGATGACGAAACCCGGGTCAGTATTAAAATCTGGGTGCAGCCCTCAAATATATTTTTCTCTTTTCTGATAAAGGCCTATGTCGAATATGTAATCAAGCGCCGGCTTACCAAATACCTGCAACAGGTTGATGAGAGTGTTTCCAAAAACCTGAAACCTTATGAAATTTCGAAACCAAAGAAGCTGGTTCGTGGTGCTGAACGAAAAATCAATACCCTGAAGACGCAGCTTATTGAAAACAGTAAGCGGAAGCGAATTGTAAACCGGCTTTTTGATCTCATCCGGTTTGCTGATGACGAAGATCTGACACGTATTCACCCCTATTCCCTGGCAGAGTATTGGGGAGAGAAGAAATACTCGGTTTTAAATGTATTCCTTCACGCCTCCAAGCTGGACATACTGGATTTCAGCTGGGATGTATGTTGCCCCAAATGTAAGTCGCCCAAGCATACCTTCCGCAAGATGAGAGAAGCCCGTGTTCATCTTTTTTGTGATGATTGCGAGTCTGATTATATGATGGACTTCAACCGGAATACCCATTTGGTATTCACCCCTCATCCGCTGATAAGAAAAATCAATGATAAGAAATTCTGCCTGGGTGGCCCGAGTTCAAAACCACACCGTGTGACTCAGCAAACCCTGGATATTGGCGATGCAAAATATCCCCAAATACGGTTAGAAGAAGGAACCTATCTTTTCCGGACTCATAACCATGATGGTCATTTGATTTTACATGTGAGAGAAGAAGGCGCAGATAATATTACCGTATATATTACGGATGAAGAACTGGATGGACAGGAGATCACGATTTCTACCAATCCAAACCTGATCATCAGCAACCGTTCTTCAAAAAAATCGGTTTGCTTTATCGACAAGTTAAACTGGAAAGAAGAAGCTATTTATGCCAGTGAAGTAAGTTCGTCGCATGATTTCAGAGAACTATTCTCCCGCGAGACACTGAAGGAAACCAGCAAAGTAAAAGCATCTGAAGTTACCATGCTATTCACCGACCTGATGAACTCTACGGAATTATATGTTCAGGAAGGGGACGAATCGGCTATTGGTCGCGTGATGGGACATTTCAAGATTATACAGCAGATTGTAGCTGAGGAACGCGGCGGAATCGTGAAAACCATCGGGGATTCTGTAATGGCTGTTTTCTGGGAGCCGGTTTCTGCTCTAAAAGCCGTACAGCGTATTCAGCAAATCTTCACGACTTCTACTTCGATGGGTGATTCCTTTAAGATTAAAGCCGGGGTCCATTTTGGGGATTGCACGGCCGTGAACCTGAACGGGCGCATCGACTATTTCGGAACCACGGTTAATATTGCATCCCGCCTGGTTGATATTGCCTCTGAAAAAGAAATTATGGTTTCCGAAGCGGTATTCAATCACCCCGATGTGCAGCTGTATCTCGACAAACACTCCGATACTTTTTTCGTGAAAGAAAGCATGAAAGAGCTCAAAGGCTTTGACGACGAAGAATTCAAGGTGAAGCAAATCCGCTTAGAACGCCCACCAATGCGATTGGTAATATAG
- a CDS encoding methylglyoxal synthase, which yields MKPKKNIALIAHDHRKADLLDWAEYNREHLSEHNLFGTGTTGSLVSDKLDLPVFTFKSGPLGGDLQIGTAIVQNEIDVMIFFWDPLQAQPHDVDVKALQRISIVYNIPMACNRSSADFLITSPLMKTKYDRFIVDYSQRFKKDYNAE from the coding sequence ATGAAACCCAAAAAGAATATTGCACTGATTGCCCACGATCATCGCAAAGCAGATTTACTGGACTGGGCCGAATACAACCGCGAACACCTTTCAGAACACAACCTGTTTGGTACCGGAACTACCGGATCGTTAGTATCTGACAAGTTAGATCTTCCTGTGTTTACCTTCAAAAGTGGTCCGCTTGGCGGCGACTTACAAATTGGTACTGCCATCGTCCAGAATGAAATTGATGTAATGATCTTTTTCTGGGATCCGTTGCAAGCCCAGCCGCATGATGTGGATGTAAAGGCTCTCCAGCGTATCAGTATTGTGTACAACATCCCGATGGCCTGTAACCGCTCATCTGCTGATTTCCTGATTACATCACCCCTAATGAAAACAAAATACGATCGATTTATCGTTGACTACAGTCAGCGTTTCAAAAAAGATTACAATGCCGAATAA
- a CDS encoding thioredoxin domain-containing protein yields MPNKLKDEKSPYLKQHADNPVDWYPWGKEAFEKAKKENKPVFLSIGYATCHWCHVMAHESFEDPEIAKLMNEAFINVKVDREERPDIDSTYMTVCQMLTGQGGWPLTIIMTPGKEPFFAGTYIPKEARFNRIGLRQLIPGVKGMWENEPKRVEKATAKIREGFTKSQEYESGNFPGTEATDFASEQLAQRYDSEHGGFGSAPKFPSPHNLMFMLRQWKLTGEERFLEMVTSTLEKMRLGGIWDHIGFGFHRYSTDQEWLLPHFEKMLYDQALLMMAYTEGWQATGNSLFKQTVYEIGEYIERDLLHPEGGFYSAEDADSEGEEGKFYIWEKNEIESVLSDDSQKFIDHFNITEEGNFEDEATKELTGKNIPHLTSALKPDQSSWFKEVRTSLFKKREERVRPLLDDKILTDWNGLMIAALAKAGFAFDDDHLTELAEKAAQFIEDHLVEKEKLIHRYNDGEAAIDAMADDYAFLIWGLIELYESTFEPQYLSKALTLNEQFIELFWDTEKSGFYFSIADEDQVYGRQKQIFDGAMPSSNSVAMMNLIRLSRLSGNTELEGYADKIGEAFSADLIRSGASICHSMQSIQFLNADAREITFRAKSTEQKALLELVRNQFTPFKVMHMITEKNHELLTEVAGYTSTQKKLNDKPTLYICRDFTCDQPINEVKKMKKALG; encoded by the coding sequence ATGCCGAATAAACTCAAAGACGAGAAAAGCCCTTATCTAAAACAACACGCCGACAATCCTGTGGATTGGTATCCCTGGGGCAAGGAGGCCTTCGAAAAGGCCAAAAAAGAGAATAAGCCGGTGTTCCTCTCCATTGGATACGCCACATGTCACTGGTGCCACGTGATGGCGCACGAGAGTTTTGAAGATCCTGAAATTGCTAAGCTGATGAATGAGGCTTTCATCAATGTGAAAGTAGACCGGGAAGAACGGCCGGATATCGACAGCACATATATGACGGTCTGCCAAATGCTTACCGGACAAGGCGGCTGGCCGCTGACGATCATCATGACGCCCGGAAAGGAACCATTTTTTGCGGGAACTTACATTCCTAAAGAGGCTAGGTTTAACCGAATTGGTTTGCGACAGCTGATTCCCGGAGTGAAAGGCATGTGGGAGAACGAGCCCAAACGGGTTGAAAAAGCTACAGCTAAAATCCGAGAAGGATTTACCAAATCCCAGGAATATGAAAGCGGGAATTTCCCCGGGACTGAAGCTACTGATTTTGCATCAGAACAACTCGCTCAGAGATATGACTCCGAACATGGTGGATTTGGATCGGCCCCGAAATTCCCAAGTCCACACAACCTGATGTTTATGCTTCGCCAGTGGAAATTGACGGGAGAAGAACGATTTCTGGAGATGGTGACTTCCACTCTCGAAAAAATGCGACTGGGCGGAATCTGGGATCATATTGGATTTGGCTTTCACCGCTACTCAACCGATCAGGAGTGGCTGCTTCCCCATTTTGAAAAAATGCTGTACGATCAAGCCCTGCTGATGATGGCTTATACGGAAGGCTGGCAGGCTACTGGAAATTCGCTTTTCAAGCAAACGGTTTATGAAATTGGTGAATATATAGAACGAGATTTACTTCACCCGGAAGGTGGGTTTTATTCAGCTGAAGATGCTGACAGCGAAGGAGAAGAAGGAAAGTTCTACATATGGGAGAAAAATGAAATTGAATCGGTACTTTCAGATGATTCCCAGAAGTTTATCGACCATTTCAACATTACGGAAGAAGGTAATTTTGAGGATGAAGCCACCAAAGAACTCACCGGAAAGAACATTCCTCATCTCACTTCTGCCTTAAAGCCAGACCAATCTTCATGGTTCAAAGAAGTCAGAACTTCACTTTTCAAGAAGCGGGAAGAAAGAGTCCGCCCGTTACTTGATGATAAAATCCTGACCGACTGGAACGGACTTATGATTGCCGCCCTGGCAAAAGCGGGTTTTGCATTTGATGACGATCATCTAACTGAGCTTGCGGAAAAAGCGGCGCAATTCATTGAGGATCATCTTGTAGAGAAAGAAAAACTGATCCACCGGTACAATGATGGTGAAGCTGCGATCGATGCCATGGCCGATGATTATGCGTTCCTGATCTGGGGGTTGATTGAACTGTATGAATCTACCTTTGAGCCTCAATATCTCTCAAAAGCCCTGACACTGAATGAGCAGTTTATCGAATTGTTTTGGGATACAGAGAAAAGCGGGTTCTATTTCAGCATAGCCGACGAAGATCAGGTTTATGGGCGACAAAAGCAGATTTTTGACGGAGCCATGCCTTCCTCCAATTCTGTTGCCATGATGAACCTGATCAGGTTGAGCCGTTTATCCGGAAATACGGAGCTTGAAGGTTATGCTGATAAAATCGGTGAGGCTTTTTCAGCTGATTTAATCCGATCCGGGGCCAGTATTTGTCACAGTATGCAATCCATTCAATTCCTGAATGCTGATGCCAGGGAGATCACTTTCAGGGCAAAATCAACCGAGCAGAAAGCATTGTTGGAGCTGGTTCGGAATCAATTCACCCCTTTTAAAGTGATGCATATGATTACTGAAAAGAATCATGAACTACTGACAGAAGTTGCCGGTTATACCTCCACACAAAAGAAACTAAACGACAAACCCACGCTTTATATATGCAGAGATTTTACCTGCGACCAGCCCATCAACGAAGTGAAAAAAATGAAGAAAGCTTTGGGTTAA
- a CDS encoding sigma-70 family RNA polymerase sigma factor: protein MLFFILSTIGKVLTKDEERDRDIMARIKARDASALSELYDQYNRLLFGLILSIVKKREEAEDTLQEVFTQIWEKAEQFDLERGTVYTWIVSLTRNKSIDRLRSKVYKEQKKQSTSLDDEDVFYPLYSDEADPLENTILTDRAKKLRDALDQISDKQRKVLQVAYFNGMSQSEIADEYDIPLGTVKTRMRDGMIKLRELLAKDIEL, encoded by the coding sequence ATGCTTTTTTTCATTTTATCTACAATTGGGAAAGTCCTGACAAAGGATGAAGAAAGGGATCGGGACATTATGGCCCGTATTAAAGCGCGTGACGCTTCTGCCCTCTCCGAATTGTATGATCAATATAACAGACTGCTTTTTGGACTGATTCTTTCTATCGTCAAAAAACGAGAGGAAGCTGAAGACACCTTGCAGGAAGTTTTTACACAGATTTGGGAGAAAGCCGAGCAGTTTGATTTAGAAAGAGGAACTGTTTATACCTGGATTGTTTCTTTAACCCGAAATAAATCGATAGACCGTTTACGGTCCAAGGTTTATAAGGAACAGAAAAAGCAATCGACCAGCCTGGATGATGAAGATGTTTTCTATCCGCTGTATTCAGATGAAGCAGATCCGTTGGAAAACACCATATTAACCGATCGCGCAAAAAAATTGCGGGACGCGTTGGACCAAATATCTGACAAACAAAGGAAGGTATTACAAGTGGCTTACTTTAACGGGATGAGCCAAAGTGAAATCGCAGACGAATACGACATCCCTCTCGGTACAGTTAAAACAAGGATGAGAGATGGCATGATAAAATTAAGAGAGCTTTTAGCGAAGGATATAGAATTATGA
- a CDS encoding anti-sigma factor, which produces MSNDNNRFTELCTGHVLNALSASEEKEFQQLLAEADEDQLALHDELKAVAAEMATLAPAQKPSLSVKENIMKMATGVAANQTSKTRNAPVTRMRWYRVAVAASFIFIFTSIGLLFYSQSLEEDMRGQSQTIAQQQTTIEQLESEVQRKEELLTILEAREVDLVMMAGTENTNPNGYGKVVWDKQGGRALLQVANMPIVPSDKDYQLWFIVNGQPISAGVFAVDDPQRDNFFKIEQLQSDAREGAFAITMEPKGGVPQPTGDMYLLGNM; this is translated from the coding sequence ATGAGTAACGATAATAACAGATTTACAGAGCTTTGTACGGGGCATGTGCTCAATGCGTTGAGTGCAAGCGAAGAAAAGGAGTTTCAGCAATTATTAGCTGAAGCAGATGAGGACCAGTTAGCACTTCATGATGAACTGAAAGCTGTTGCTGCCGAAATGGCTACGCTTGCACCAGCCCAGAAACCTTCCCTCTCCGTTAAAGAAAATATCATGAAAATGGCTACGGGTGTCGCAGCTAATCAAACTTCGAAAACCAGAAATGCACCTGTAACCCGAATGAGATGGTATCGTGTGGCTGTGGCAGCATCATTTATTTTTATCTTCACTTCTATTGGCTTACTGTTTTATTCACAATCGCTGGAAGAAGATATGCGCGGGCAGTCACAGACTATAGCGCAGCAACAAACGACTATTGAGCAACTTGAAAGTGAAGTGCAACGAAAAGAAGAACTACTTACCATACTCGAAGCACGGGAAGTGGACCTCGTTATGATGGCTGGTACTGAAAACACAAATCCAAACGGATATGGAAAAGTTGTATGGGATAAACAAGGCGGACGTGCCCTGCTCCAGGTTGCTAATATGCCTATTGTTCCAAGTGACAAAGACTACCAGCTATGGTTTATTGTAAATGGACAACCAATCAGTGCTGGTGTATTTGCAGTAGACGATCCACAGCGTGATAATTTCTTCAAGATTGAACAGCTGCAAAGTGATGCCCGTGAAGGTGCCTTTGCTATCACCATGGAGCCAAAAGGTGGTGTTCCACAACCTACCGGAGACATGTATTTACTGGGTAATATGTAA
- a CDS encoding DUF4412 domain-containing protein, which yields MKTRRLFSTALFLMATFYSASAFAQFEGHIQINLYSDDNGQREVSELNLYATADRIMIKGEESLEVMGKVSAGGLLIRNDMKDFIIMTDQDKALQATKSGIESLVEMLTSWSGDSESSSSGAPDTEYEYTDRTKTILGYETTELIIKSNENPESHLSVWLTPGIDINWGMLAEPWKGMPKDIDKELNGMSQDVIFKGKNFPLMIEVVEEGKREIVMDVKNVNRSSIAKAMVEVPAGVKLISLQEYIFSMMME from the coding sequence ATGAAAACAAGACGACTATTCAGTACCGCGCTATTTTTAATGGCTACTTTCTATTCGGCGTCTGCCTTTGCTCAGTTTGAAGGTCATATACAAATAAACCTTTACAGTGATGATAATGGGCAAAGAGAAGTTAGTGAATTGAATCTCTATGCGACTGCAGACCGCATAATGATTAAGGGAGAAGAAAGCCTGGAGGTAATGGGCAAAGTTAGTGCCGGCGGCTTATTGATCAGAAATGATATGAAGGATTTTATCATTATGACGGATCAGGATAAAGCTCTGCAGGCTACCAAGTCGGGAATAGAGTCTCTTGTTGAAATGCTGACCAGCTGGTCAGGAGATTCCGAAAGTTCTTCATCAGGAGCACCAGACACCGAATATGAATATACCGATCGTACTAAAACCATTCTGGGATATGAAACCACGGAGCTGATCATAAAAAGTAATGAAAATCCTGAGAGCCATCTTTCCGTTTGGTTAACTCCGGGAATAGACATCAACTGGGGCATGCTGGCTGAGCCATGGAAAGGAATGCCTAAAGATATCGACAAAGAGCTTAATGGAATGTCACAGGATGTAATTTTTAAAGGCAAGAACTTCCCGCTGATGATTGAAGTTGTGGAAGAGGGTAAGCGAGAAATTGTAATGGATGTGAAGAATGTGAATCGCTCCAGTATTGCCAAGGCAATGGTTGAAGTGCCAGCCGGCGTAAAGTTGATAAGCCTTCAGGAATACATCTTTAGCATGATGATGGAGTAA